One genomic region from Marinobacter szutsaonensis encodes:
- a CDS encoding metal ABC transporter permease, protein MPIIDSLLDDFFWRALIGGLGVALIAGPLGCFVVWRRMAYFGDTLAHSALLGIALSFLISVPLNVGVIITCVVIALVLVAFSRTRALATDTLLGILAHSALAIGLVTLSFMPDVRVDLTGLLFGDLLAMSRDDLLWIYGGAAVILMLLVTLWQGLLMSTIHEELARVEGFPVERLRLVLMLMFSLVIAVAMKIVGVLLITALLIIPAASARRLARTPEHMVGLAVVFGFVAVSGGLALSWHLDTPAGPSVVVTAFLAFLVTYSTTARTAA, encoded by the coding sequence ATGCCCATCATTGACAGCCTCCTCGACGACTTCTTCTGGCGTGCCCTGATCGGTGGCCTGGGCGTCGCCCTGATCGCGGGCCCCCTCGGCTGCTTCGTGGTGTGGCGGCGCATGGCCTATTTCGGCGATACCCTGGCCCACTCCGCGTTGCTGGGGATTGCCCTGAGTTTCCTGATCAGCGTGCCGCTGAATGTCGGCGTCATCATCACCTGCGTGGTCATTGCCCTGGTGTTGGTCGCGTTCTCCCGTACCCGTGCCCTGGCTACGGATACCCTGCTCGGGATCCTGGCCCACAGTGCCTTGGCCATCGGCCTGGTCACCCTGAGCTTCATGCCGGATGTGCGGGTGGATCTGACCGGGCTGCTGTTCGGCGACCTGTTGGCCATGAGCCGGGATGACCTGTTGTGGATCTATGGCGGCGCGGCGGTGATTCTCATGCTGCTGGTAACCCTGTGGCAGGGCCTGCTGATGAGCACCATTCACGAGGAGCTGGCCCGGGTGGAGGGGTTCCCGGTGGAGCGGCTGCGGCTTGTGCTGATGCTGATGTTTTCCCTGGTCATCGCCGTGGCCATGAAAATCGTCGGCGTGCTGCTGATTACCGCGTTGCTGATCATCCCGGCCGCCTCGGCTCGGCGGCTGGCCCGCACACCGGAACACATGGTGGGGTTGGCTGTCGTGTTCGGCTTTGTCGCGGTCAGTGGCGGCCTGGCGCTGTCCTGGCATCTGGACACACCGGCCGGGCCCTCGGTGGTAGTGACGGCATTTCTGGCCTTCCTGGTAACCTACAGCACCACGGCCAGAACCGCCGCCTGA
- a CDS encoding PAS domain-containing protein: protein MDSRSAPGDGPLFWPALWIPLVILVTGLVTTALTANLKASQARELADARYRAQHQAIVNQLLANAPTYLDSDTPPASWLPVILGDTLPDQLGLRIDTLQRHSKIPLLQLQAEGHLDPTLALRTELQPGNHHWMLTTVPTSALLGKAASQARTRTWMVGLALTLAAAGLSLLLCRRLHGQQRRILELERREQGADQQINNLQVEKTILRQALNDSEERSRDLVTLSGALIAELDEHGVIGFISAQSATLLAQAPADLAGQPFPDLVTPPFRDNFQRTLEAARHDNQAQRIDLDLRVRNREVPLPVSVRIKALKDPVHGLLGYRLSASPAGPAGG, encoded by the coding sequence ATGGACAGCCGTTCTGCCCCTGGCGACGGGCCCTTGTTCTGGCCCGCGCTCTGGATTCCCCTCGTTATCCTGGTCACCGGACTGGTCACCACCGCCCTGACCGCGAACCTGAAAGCGAGCCAGGCCCGTGAGCTGGCCGACGCACGCTACCGGGCCCAGCACCAGGCCATCGTCAATCAGCTGCTGGCCAATGCACCGACCTACCTGGACAGCGATACCCCCCCGGCGAGCTGGCTTCCGGTGATTCTCGGCGACACCCTGCCGGACCAGCTGGGGCTTCGCATCGACACCCTGCAACGGCACAGCAAGATTCCCCTCCTGCAGCTTCAGGCCGAAGGTCACCTGGATCCCACCCTTGCCCTGCGCACCGAGCTCCAGCCCGGTAATCATCACTGGATGCTGACCACGGTGCCCACGTCGGCACTGCTGGGGAAGGCCGCGAGCCAGGCCCGGACCCGCACCTGGATGGTCGGCCTGGCACTGACCCTGGCCGCCGCCGGGTTGTCGCTCCTGTTGTGCCGGCGCCTGCATGGCCAGCAACGGCGGATATTGGAACTGGAACGGAGGGAACAGGGAGCCGACCAGCAGATCAACAACCTGCAGGTGGAAAAGACCATCCTGCGCCAGGCGCTCAACGACAGTGAGGAACGCAGCCGGGACCTGGTCACCTTATCCGGGGCACTGATTGCCGAGCTCGACGAACACGGCGTTATCGGTTTCATCTCGGCCCAGAGCGCCACCTTGCTGGCCCAGGCGCCCGCGGACCTGGCGGGCCAGCCGTTTCCCGATCTGGTCACGCCCCCTTTCCGGGACAACTTCCAGCGCACCCTGGAAGCAGCCCGCCACGACAACCAGGCGCAGCGGATCGACCTGGACCTGCGGGTCAGGAACCGGGAAGTCCCGTTGCCGGTATCCGTGCGCATCAAGGCACTCAAGGACCCGGTACACGGGCTGCTGGGATACCGCCTGAGCGCGTCCCCTGCTGGCCCGGCTGGTGGCTAG
- a CDS encoding chemotaxis protein CheW encodes MPENRQTLPCVMIPMTGRQLLLPNVSIAEVVDYASEEPGSNTPDWLVGYLDWRGLDLPVISYDAANGGSLMVPGDNRGRIVVLNTIGEHHSEVPFMALVTQGIPSQARLTEAEVNRLEGDIGAADLMKVEVEGEEAWIPNLEYLESLARSARR; translated from the coding sequence ATGCCCGAAAACCGTCAAACCCTCCCCTGTGTCATGATCCCGATGACCGGTCGGCAATTGTTACTGCCCAACGTTTCCATCGCCGAGGTGGTGGACTACGCCAGCGAAGAGCCCGGCTCCAATACCCCGGACTGGCTGGTGGGCTACCTTGATTGGCGAGGCCTGGATTTGCCGGTGATTTCCTACGATGCCGCCAACGGCGGCAGCCTGATGGTACCGGGCGACAACCGGGGCCGGATCGTGGTGCTGAACACCATTGGCGAGCACCACAGCGAAGTGCCGTTCATGGCACTGGTCACCCAGGGGATTCCGAGCCAGGCACGACTGACCGAGGCGGAAGTGAATCGGCTCGAGGGCGACATCGGCGCGGCGGATCTGATGAAGGTGGAAGTCGAGGGCGAAGAAGCCTGGATTCCCAACCTGGAATACCTGGAATCCCTGGCACGTTCCGCACGCCGCTAA
- a CDS encoding chemotaxis protein CheB produces MAGQGGRPRVGIVSDVVLQRHRLQAATARFGLEVSFCGDPQRLEYQPQFPEADLWLITLEDEADHPALFDLLLDNTEAPVLFGLDQAPKPGSTDYFRWERRLLGKLEKQLGHLEELDSETTLEKLEDEPAAPQSKPELPHWIKPAAPDSIAEEVWILGASLGGPAAVKTFLDHLPQGLPVGFIYAQHIDDNFTGVLTRVLGRDAHYRLKAAQEGYRVRNGDVVLMPVEHEWRLDSTGALTEVNKPWPGPYGPSIDQVLLNVADHYRARCHAILFSGMGNDGALAAPILKAFGSRIWVQESSSCGNSSMPDSVAATGCASFTGTPEQLARELIKTIEKSCLLRGRQKRDSA; encoded by the coding sequence ATGGCCGGCCAGGGAGGCCGGCCCCGGGTCGGAATCGTGTCCGATGTGGTGCTGCAGCGACACCGGCTGCAGGCGGCAACGGCCAGGTTCGGACTCGAGGTCTCCTTCTGTGGCGATCCCCAGCGGCTGGAATACCAGCCACAGTTTCCCGAGGCGGATCTGTGGCTGATTACCCTGGAGGACGAAGCCGACCATCCCGCGCTGTTCGATCTGCTGCTGGACAATACCGAGGCGCCAGTCCTGTTCGGCCTTGACCAGGCCCCCAAACCGGGCAGCACCGACTACTTCCGCTGGGAACGAAGGCTGCTGGGCAAACTGGAAAAGCAACTCGGGCATCTCGAGGAGCTGGATTCGGAGACGACGCTCGAAAAGCTCGAAGACGAGCCGGCGGCGCCACAGAGCAAACCCGAACTGCCCCACTGGATCAAACCCGCGGCACCGGACTCCATTGCCGAGGAGGTCTGGATTCTGGGTGCCTCCCTGGGCGGACCGGCGGCGGTAAAAACCTTTCTCGACCACCTGCCCCAAGGACTACCCGTGGGGTTTATCTACGCCCAGCACATCGACGACAATTTCACCGGGGTGCTGACCCGGGTCCTGGGCCGCGATGCCCATTACCGACTCAAGGCGGCACAGGAAGGTTACCGGGTCCGCAACGGAGATGTGGTGCTGATGCCGGTAGAACACGAGTGGCGGCTGGACAGTACCGGCGCCCTGACCGAAGTGAACAAGCCCTGGCCCGGACCGTACGGCCCCTCCATCGACCAGGTGCTGCTCAATGTGGCCGACCACTACCGGGCCCGCTGCCATGCTATCCTCTTTTCCGGCATGGGCAACGATGGCGCTCTGGCAGCGCCCATTCTCAAAGCCTTTGGTAGCCGGATCTGGGTCCAGGAAAGCAGCAGTTGCGGCAACAGTTCCATGCCGGATTCCGTGGCGGCCACCGGGTGCGCCAGCTTTACCGGCACTCCCGAGCAACTGGCCCGGGAGCTTATCAAAACCATTGAAAAATCCTGCCTGCTCAGAGGCCGGCAGAAACGCGATTCCGCCTGA
- the znuC gene encoding zinc ABC transporter ATP-binding protein ZnuC, protein MTDPLVTLDNLTVRFDDRPAVDRVNLSVHRGDIITIIGPNGAGKTTLIKALLGLQPITGGKVQRAPDLVIGYVPQNLQMEGTLPLSVKRFMALSGRNRAECRQALARTGIEHLVNASVHHLSGGEKQRLLLARALARKPDLLVLDEPAQGVDINGQAALYELIRELRDELRCGVIMISHDLHLVMAATDKVICLNQHVCCSGFPADISHDPAFIETFGRSVAESVAVYHHHHNHRHNLHGDVVGHSSSVDSHGGSCDHAHH, encoded by the coding sequence ATGACTGATCCCCTGGTGACCCTGGACAACCTCACGGTCCGGTTCGATGACCGTCCCGCGGTGGACCGGGTCAACCTGAGCGTCCATCGCGGCGATATCATCACCATCATCGGCCCCAACGGCGCCGGCAAGACGACCCTGATCAAGGCCCTGCTGGGCCTGCAGCCGATCACCGGGGGCAAGGTGCAAAGGGCGCCCGACCTGGTGATCGGCTATGTGCCCCAGAATCTGCAGATGGAAGGCACCCTGCCCCTGAGCGTCAAGCGCTTCATGGCCCTGAGTGGCCGCAACCGGGCTGAATGTCGGCAAGCCCTGGCGCGGACCGGCATCGAGCATCTGGTCAACGCCTCGGTCCATCACCTGTCTGGCGGGGAGAAGCAACGATTGCTGCTGGCCCGGGCGCTGGCCCGTAAACCGGACCTGCTGGTCCTGGACGAACCCGCCCAGGGCGTCGACATCAACGGCCAGGCGGCGCTTTACGAGCTGATCCGGGAACTGCGGGACGAACTCAGGTGCGGCGTCATCATGATCTCCCATGATCTGCACCTGGTGATGGCCGCCACCGACAAGGTTATCTGCCTGAACCAGCACGTCTGTTGCAGCGGTTTTCCCGCCGACATTTCCCACGACCCGGCCTTCATCGAAACCTTCGGCCGGTCGGTGGCCGAATCCGTGGCGGTTTACCATCATCACCACAACCACCGCCACAACCTCCACGGGGACGTCGTTGGCCACTCATCCTCAGTCGATAGCCACGGAGGCAGCTGCGACCATGCCCATCATTGA
- a CDS encoding Fur family transcriptional regulator, whose amino-acid sequence MASQALPYRPHNHQACVTQALADARAICRAQNARLTPTRERVLELIWQSHKPLGAYDVLAELTADGQNAAPPTVYRALDFLQQHGLVHRIASLNAFIGCAHAGENHTGMFLICRSCGNVLELTAPGVSGAIESAAKAENFKAEDVTLEIAGLCPRCQSETRHD is encoded by the coding sequence ATGGCAAGCCAAGCACTTCCCTATCGCCCACACAACCATCAGGCCTGTGTCACCCAGGCCCTGGCTGATGCCCGTGCGATTTGCCGGGCCCAGAACGCGCGCCTGACGCCCACCCGGGAGCGGGTCCTGGAACTGATCTGGCAATCCCACAAGCCCCTGGGAGCTTACGATGTTCTGGCGGAGCTGACTGCCGACGGCCAGAATGCGGCACCACCAACGGTGTACCGGGCACTGGATTTCCTCCAGCAACATGGACTGGTGCACCGGATTGCCTCTCTCAATGCCTTCATCGGCTGTGCCCATGCCGGGGAGAACCATACCGGTATGTTCCTGATCTGCCGCAGCTGCGGCAATGTCCTGGAACTCACAGCACCCGGCGTCTCCGGTGCCATCGAGAGCGCTGCCAAAGCCGAGAACTTCAAGGCCGAAGATGTGACCCTGGAGATCGCCGGCCTGTGCCCGAGATGCCAGTCGGAGACCCGCCATGACTGA